In Deefgea piscis, the DNA window GGGGCATTACTTCATCTGAATACCAGATTCGTTGTGTATATTGACAATATTGACGAAAAAAAGCCACTCAATCGAGTGGCTTTTTGCTGGGCGCGAATTATTTTTTCGCGCCGGGCTTGTCTTTATTGAGCATTAATTGCTGTACTTTGAGTACATTGAGCGCCTGCTGCAATTGGAAGTCCGATTTTGACACCAATTCGCGCGGGTTTTCATCCGGATCAATACCGCTGGCATTGAGTTTGGCTGGCTTTTTGATCTCGGTTTTCACCACTGCTGGTGTGGCTTCAGTTTTGCCTGCATCTTTATCACTTGGATTATCTAAATGCTTGCCCAGATCTGATTCACGCAAGCGTAAACCAAAGTCTTCTTTACCGTTGAGCGTAGCGTCTTCGACGATAATATCAGGGGTAATGCCCTTGGCCTGAATTGATCTGCCGTTTGGCGTGAAATACCGTGCAGTAGTGAGCTTGAGTGCACTCTTGGCATCAATTGGCAGAATCGTCTGTACTGAGCCTTTACCAAAAGTTTGCGTACCAACCACTAAAGCGCGTTTATGGTCTTGCAAGGCGCCAGCGACAATCTCAGAGGCCGAGGCTGAGCCACCGTTGACGAGCACTACCAGCGGTACATTTTTTGCGTCAGCAGGCAGATCTTTGAAAAAGTCTTTTTTGCTATCGCGCTGATAAAATTGTGGATTCGCGGTTAAACGAATTTTAGAGTCGGCAACACGGCCTTCGGTGTAAACGACCAAGGCGTCTTTCGGTAAGAAAGCGGCTGAAACGCCGACTGCGCCATCGAGTAAGCCACCTGGATCATTGCGTAAATCCAACACAATACCTTTGAGTGGCGCTTTGTTTTCTTTGTAAAGCGCTTCAATTGCTTGGCCGAGGTTTTCGCTGGTGTGTTCTTGGAATTGCGTTACGCGGATATAGCCATACCCAGGTTCCGCGAGTTTGTATTTAACCGATTGCACTTTAATAATCGCGCGTTTCAGTGTTACGACGATAGGCTTGGTTTCGCCTTTGCGGAGTAAAGTGAGGGTGACTGGTTCGCCCACTTTGCCGCGCATTTTGGCGACGGCTTCGTTAAGGGTTAAACCTTGCACTTGGGTATCACCAATTTTAGCGATAAAGTCGCCCGGCTTAACACCAGCACGGTAGGCCGGTGTATCTTCGATTGGCGAAACCACGCGCACTAAGCCGTCTTCCATATTGACTTCAATGCCTAAACCGCCAAATTCGCCTTGGGTATTCACTTTTAACTCTTTAAAAGCGGCTTCATCAAGGTAGCTTGAATGTGGATCTAGCCCGGCAACCATGCCTTTAATGGCTTCATTAATGAGCTTTTTATCTTCAACTGGCTCGACATAACTTTGTTTAATAACGCCAAAAACGGTTGAGAATGCACGAAGCTCATCAATCGGCAATGGATTGCTTACGGAATCTTTATCTGCCGAAGCATTAAATGAAAGGCTAAGAGCTACGCCGAGGCCAGCGCCTGCAGCGAGGAGGCTGACTTTTTTCCAGCGACTGTAAGGCTTGTGCGACATCCGATTATTCCTGTTTTGAATCGTTAAGGCTCATAAAGGCCTCTAAATAATTATTTTACCCAAGCCGCAGGGTCAAGCGGGCGGCTGTTTTGGCGTATTTCAAAGTATACGCCGGAATCTGCCATTCCGCCGCTATTGCCTGCGTTGGCAATGAGGTCGCCAGCTTTCACCGAATCGCCAACACGTTTCAGCAAGCTTTCATTAGCGCCGTAGAGGCTCATATAGCCGCCACCATGATCAATGATCATTAAATTACCAAAACCACGCAACCAATCAGCAAAAACAATGCGTCCTGTTGCTACAGCATGGACTGATTCGCCGGTATTGGTGCGGATAAATAAACCTTTCCAAGTTCCGCCTTCACCGCGTTGAGCGCCAAATCGGCCAATAATTTCGCCTTTGGCTGGTAAACGCATCTTGCCTTTGAGTGTCGCAAATGCAAGCCCCGCTTGGCTAGCATCTGGCACGGTATTATTAACTTCATTATCGGTTTCCGGCGCGGTCTTAGGCTCTGGTGGTGGGGTTGGTGCCGGTTTGCCTGCGGCCTTGGCCGCTTGTTCTAATTTAGCTTGTTGTGCCGCACGTTCGGCTTTGGCTTTTTCTGCGGCTTTTTTCGCTGCGATTTGTGCTGCTTTGCGCGCGGCTGCTTGTTTGGCTGCGGCTTTGGCCCTGGCGATTTCTTGTTGTTTGATAATCGCGTTTAAGCGTTCAATCAACTGAGTGATACGCTTTTCATCGGCCGCTAATTTTTGAATCTGATTGCGTTGGCTGCTGATGGTCTGTGAGAGTTGGCTGTATAACTCTTTTTTCTCTTGTTGCTGTGAGACTAGGGCTTGGCGCTGGCGTTGTTTGTCGCTAGCGATTTCTTGCAAGGCTTGGTTTTTTTCTTGAATTTCATTAGCGAGCAGGTTGAGTTCATTAAGTTGAACTTCTAACTGTTTGGCGAGCTCTTGTTGTGATTTGGCAATATAGCGGTAGTAGCTTAAGTCACGCGTGGCTTGGCTGGGGTCTTTTTGGTTGATCAGCAAGCGCCATGCGTCCACATTGCCGGTTTTGTAACGGCTACTGAGTAAATCGCCTAGGCGTTTTTGGCTCTCGCGAATGTGATTGCGAGTATTGCTAATGTCTAGGTTGAGCTTATTGA includes these proteins:
- a CDS encoding S41 family peptidase translates to MSHKPYSRWKKVSLLAAGAGLGVALSLSFNASADKDSVSNPLPIDELRAFSTVFGVIKQSYVEPVEDKKLINEAIKGMVAGLDPHSSYLDEAAFKELKVNTQGEFGGLGIEVNMEDGLVRVVSPIEDTPAYRAGVKPGDFIAKIGDTQVQGLTLNEAVAKMRGKVGEPVTLTLLRKGETKPIVVTLKRAIIKVQSVKYKLAEPGYGYIRVTQFQEHTSENLGQAIEALYKENKAPLKGIVLDLRNDPGGLLDGAVGVSAAFLPKDALVVYTEGRVADSKIRLTANPQFYQRDSKKDFFKDLPADAKNVPLVVLVNGGSASASEIVAGALQDHKRALVVGTQTFGKGSVQTILPIDAKSALKLTTARYFTPNGRSIQAKGITPDIIVEDATLNGKEDFGLRLRESDLGKHLDNPSDKDAGKTEATPAVVKTEIKKPAKLNASGIDPDENPRELVSKSDFQLQQALNVLKVQQLMLNKDKPGAKK
- a CDS encoding murein hydrolase activator EnvC family protein; the encoded protein is MLRRLFFILTTGMVGFAVAAPKAPTTSNTQEQQAELQELRGQIKSLQKDLSANESNRNEAADALKNAESSISEANRVLKELDNQRQLTAEELNKLNLDISNTRNHIRESQKRLGDLLSSRYKTGNVDAWRLLINQKDPSQATRDLSYYRYIAKSQQELAKQLEVQLNELNLLANEIQEKNQALQEIASDKQRQRQALVSQQQEKKELYSQLSQTISSQRNQIQKLAADEKRITQLIERLNAIIKQQEIARAKAAAKQAAARKAAQIAAKKAAEKAKAERAAQQAKLEQAAKAAGKPAPTPPPEPKTAPETDNEVNNTVPDASQAGLAFATLKGKMRLPAKGEIIGRFGAQRGEGGTWKGLFIRTNTGESVHAVATGRIVFADWLRGFGNLMIIDHGGGYMSLYGANESLLKRVGDSVKAGDLIANAGNSGGMADSGVYFEIRQNSRPLDPAAWVK